The Garra rufa chromosome 8, GarRuf1.0, whole genome shotgun sequence genome has a segment encoding these proteins:
- the marco gene encoding uncharacterized protein marco, with protein sequence METDLDNIDGKASVFSQANPLYDNTMKLYEADRYDFQHSELKTKEPAKSRHCIPVIILFFLLLIGLNSFLAYKVFTLEAWVYTHCTSPDARTEELKSAEGFKLGSSHSDEECFSDLCGNNGTLEKLRTQINQLNISAERAMVCPPGLPGPPGRPGLQGLPGIPGTPGQKGDTGSPGLVGEPGSPGGQGQKGDQGLAGERGPVGMTGPPGIPGLKGDTGARGIIGLPGTDGRQGAEGTPGIPGTPGLRGPPGPKGDPGANGEQGEQGPSGLSGPPGPMGPGGLQGPPGEKGSPGPKGNTGVGLSGPPGQQGQKGSQGLPGVPGLRGLNGDKGSKGDPGQSGVQGSKGEKGDVGPPGRESRPAVVRLVGSSSRGRVEVFHENIWGTVCDDSFDTVDALVVCRMLGFQRATQVYTAGAGTGRIWMDEVRCTGSERSIFDCPHAGMGVNNCNHSEDVGVSCS encoded by the exons ATGGAGACAGACTTAGATAACATTGATGGGAAAGCCTCTGTATTTAGCCAAGCAAACCCTCTTTATGACAACACCATGAAGCTCTATGAGGCCGACCGCTACGACTTTCAGCACAGTG AGCTAAAGACTAAGGAACCAGCCAAAAGCCGTCACTGTATTCCTGTCATCATACTGTTTTTCTTGCTGCTGATTGGACTGAATTCTTTTTTGGCCTATAAAG TCTTCACTCTGGAGGCTTGGGTTTACACTCACTGCACATCACCTGATGCCAGAACAGAGGAACTCAAGTCTGCTGAGGGATTCAAGCTGGGCAGCTCCCATTCAGATGAG GAATGTTTCTCCGATCTGTGTGGGAACAATGGGACTCTAGAGAAACTAAGGACTCAAATAAACCAGCTCAACATTAGTGCAGAGAGag CCATGGTTTGCCCACCTGGTCTACCTGGTCCACCTGGCAGACCGGGATTGCAAG GTCTTCCTGGAATACCAGGAACACCGGGACAGAAAGGAGACACTGGCTCACCAG GTCTGGTAGGTGAGCCTGGATCTCCAGGTGGACAAGGACAGAAAGGAGATCAAGGTTTAGCAGGGGAAAGGGGCCCGGTTGGCATGACGGGTCCACCTG GTATTCCAGGCTTGAAGGGGGATACAGGAGCGAGAGGAATAATAG GTTTACCTGGGACTGATGGTCGTCAAGGTGCAGAGGGAACACCTGGTATCCCAGGAACACCAGGGCTCCGTGGACCACCAG GTCCTAAAGGAGACCCAGGTGCCAATGGTGAGCAAGGGGAACAGGGACCTTCAGGTCTTAGTG GGCCTCCTGGTCCGATGGGACCTGGTGGCCTGCAAGGACCACCTGGAGAAAAAGGCTCACCTGGTCCAAAGGGAAACACTGGTGTTGGCCTTTCAG GGCCCCCAGGACAACAGGGACAGAAGGGAAGTCAAGGCTTGCCAG GTGTCCCTGGACTTCGAGGTCTGAATGGTGATAAGGGCAGTAAAGGTGATCCGG GGCAAAGTGGAGTTCAAG GTTCTAAGGGAGAGAAGGGTGATGTTGGACCCCCCGGTCGGGAGAGTAGGCCTG CTGTGGTTCGTTTAGTGGGAAGTTCCAGTCGCGGAAGAGTCGAGGTGTTTCATGAGAATATctggggaacagtgtgtgatgacAGCTTTGACACTGTGGATGCTTTGGTGGTGTGCAGGATGTTGGGTTTCCAGAGGGCCACTCAGGTGTACACGGCCGGTGCAG GAACTGGACGCATCTGGATGGACGAAGTGAGATGTACCGGAAGCGAGAGGAGCATTTTTGACTGTCCGCATGCAGGAATGGGAGTTAATAACTGTAACCACAGCGAAGATGTGGGAGTTAGCTGCTCTTGA